The following is a genomic window from Amycolatopsis cihanbeyliensis.
TGACTGGGTGTCGCTGGCCGGGCCGAATAACGGCACGTTCAGCGCAGGACTGTGCGCGTGGCAGGTGACCTGCCGTGAAATGCAGCCCCGTTCCGATTTCATCAGGAAACTCAACACGGGCGGGGCGTTGCCCGGCGACGTCGAGGGCACAGTGATCTGGTCCCCGAACGACGGCGTGGTCATGCCGGCCACCAGTTCGGTGTTGGACGGGGTGAACAACATCGAGGTGCCCGGAGTCGGTCATCTCGCGATGCTGCGCGATGACAAGGTCGCCGGGTTGCTGGTGCAGGCGCTGGCGTGACGGGCAACTGCGTGGTCCGCGGGATCAGTTCTCGTGGACCGCGCGGCGTTCGATGACCCAGGCGGTGAGCTGTGTGCGGTTGCTGAAATCCAGCTTTGTCAAGATGTGCTGGACGTGGGTGTCGGCGGTGCGTGGGGCGATGACCAGACGGCGCGCGATTTCCCGGTTCGTCATCCCGGCCGCGACCAAATCGGCCACCTCCGCCTCCCGGTGGGTCAGTGGGGACGGCGAGTGACCGGGCTGCGATGACATCGTGGTTCCGTCCTCGCCGCAGCCGGGGGCGGCGTCGGCCGGGGGCATCGACCGGCCCTCGGTGAACGCGCGCTCGAACCGGTCTACGCCGAGCGCGTCGCGTGTGGTGTCGCGGAAGCCTCGGTGCGGGATCGACACGGCGACATCGGGTGTCGCTCCGCAGCGGTCCCACATGGTCGCCGCCGCGCCGAACAGCTGTGCCGCCCGTGTGTGCCTGCCTTGGCGCGACGCGACCCAGGCCAGTCCGTCGACCCGGTAGGCGGCGGAGAGCCTGTCGCCGGTGCGCAGGTCGATCCGCAGCGCTTCGCTCATCGCCTTCTCTGCGATATCGGCGTCGCCGAACCACACCTCGACGACGCCGATCCCGAACAGAGCCATCGACCGGTAGTGGCTGTCCCCGGCGTCCTCACACATCGACAGCATCCGGTGTAGCAGGGCTCGCGCGGTGTCCAGGTCACCGCGGTAGGCCACCGAGACGCCGAGGATGAACAGTGGATGCATCTGCCTGCGGGTCTCGCCCCGTTCGGCGAAGGCCCGCACCGCCTCCGCGGCCAACTCCACAGCCGGTTCGGTGTTCAACATCGCGGCGAAGCTACGCACGTAGCTCAGGTGCACGTGGGCCTCCGCGTCGTCGAGCTTGCCTGCTTCGTTCAGGCGGGCATGGGCGAGGGGCAGGTCGGAATGGAACAGCGCGCATAGCGCCGAGGTGCTCAACGCGAGCGCCCGGCCCGGCTCGTCCTCGGGCACGGCGGCCGGCGCGCGATCGATCCAGTCACGGGCTTCGCGTGGGGCACCGCTCATCACCAGGTACTCGGACAGGTGGGTCGCCATGCGCAGCGCCATGGTGGCCTCGCCGGGTTCACCGAGCGACCACGTCAACGCGACGCGGAGGTTCGCCTGCTCGGCACGCAGCCGGTCCATCCATTCCAGCTGGCGGGGCCCGAACCACCCGGCGTCGGCATCCTCGGCCAGCTGGGCGTAGTAGTCGCGGTGCCTGCGGGCGATCTCGGTGTCCGCGTTCTGGGCGACCAGTCGCTCGTGGCCGTAGTCGCGCAGCGTCTCCAGCATCCGGTAGCGCACGGTTGTGGTGCCGTCCTCGCGCAGCAACACCGACATGTCGATCAGGCTGTCCACGGCGGCAAGCACCTCCTCGCCGCGCACGCCGTGGCCCGCGCAGACGTACTCGGCCGCGGCCAGGTCGAACGATCCGGCGAACACCGAGCACCGTGACCACACCGCGCGTTCGGCCTCGGTGCACAACGCGAAACTCCAGTCCGCCGTGGCCCGCAGGGTCCGCTGCCGTTCGGGCCGGGTACGAGCAGCGGTGGTCAACAGGCTGAAGCGGTCTTCCAGCCGCTGCGCGATCTGCTGCGGAGACAGTGCCCGGATGCGGGCCGCGGCGAGTTCGATGCCCAGCGGCAACCCGTCCACGCGGCGGCACACGCTGGCCACGTCCGGCCCGTTGTCGTCGGTGAGCCGGAACGAGGGCAACACCGAGCAGGCCCGCTCGACGAACAGCTGAACGGCATCACTGGCAGCCAGCTCACGCACGGTCGTCGTGTGTTCGGGTGGGACGGTCAGTGGCGGCACGGTGTGCACGTGTTCACCGGCAACCCCGAGGGATCTGCGGCCGGTGGACAGCACCACCAGATGGGGGCAGTGGCGCAGCAGCGTGCTGACCAGCTCGGCACAGTCCTCGATCAGATGCTCGCAGTTGTCGAGCACGAGCAGGAGTTGTTTCTCGCGCAGGTAGCCGGCGACGGTGTCGAGAGCGGGCTGGTGCGATCGGTCGTGCAGGCCCAGCCGGTGCGCGATCAGTCCGGTGAGCAGGCGAGCGTCGCGCACCTCGGACAGCGCCACTTCAAGGACGCCGTCGGCGAACGCTCGGCTGACCGTGGTGGCGCTGTGTTGGGCCAGACGGGTCTTTCCCACACCGCCCGGACCGGTCAGCGTGACCAGCCGTGCGAGACCGAGCAGCCGGCGTACCTCGACGCCCTCCTGCTGCCGGCCGACGTAAGTGGTCAGCTCACTGCGCAGGCACACCCGGCTTGTCTGGTACTGGCGCTCGTCTCTGTCGTCGGTATCCGCCCACATCTGTCATTCGCCTCGAACAGTTTCGCCACGCGGGGATTCGGGCCGGAGCATCCGGATGGCCAGCTTGGCGTAGGCGTCGGCGAGGTCGGCGGGCCCGTAGCCGGGGGTGGGCACGAACCAGTACGGGGCGCGCACGCCCATGCTCGCGATCGCCGCTGTGGTGGCGATGAGCCCGGCGCCGTCGAACAAGCCCAGCTCGGCGCCGCGTCTGCCCGCTTCGACGGCGAGGCGCTCGGTGCGTTCCCGGAGCGTGAGCGCCTCCGCCGCCCGCTCCGGGGAGAGGTGGTGCAGCTCGTCGTTGGTGACGATGGCCAGCAGCGGGTAGGTGACATGGCTGAGGACATGGGTGCGGACCAGTTCCCGGACCTGGCTGACCGGGTCCGGGTCGCAGCTGGCGAGGGTCCGCTCGAACGCGGCGTGCAGATCACGATGTCCGATGAGGACCAGGCGAGCCAGGATGTCCTCCTTGGCGGGGAAATGCTCGTACAGACTGGGCGCCTTGATCCCCACCGCCGCCGCGATCTGCCGGACGCTGGTGGCCGGGTAGCCGTGGTGGGCGAACCGGCGCAGCGATTCCAGCAGGATGCGCAGCTCGGTGCCCTCGCTGCTGCCGGGCGGCAGCCGCGGCTCCACCGCACGGACCCTGGTCAGTGCGGTGAAGTCGCGGGCTTCACGGTTCTCGCTCAGCGGGGCAGCCCTTCTGCTCAAGAGACAGGGAGTCCTGGGAGGACATTGTCGGTCTTGTCGTTGCGGCGCACATCGCTCCACTCCGGGTCGGTGCACAGTCCGCAGGACGGGCCGGTGAACTCGACCTTGGCCTGCTCGTCGCCCATCAGCCGATAAGCGAACCACGCCGTCAGGACGCCACGGAACCGGCCGCCGTTCCCGGCTGGCTCGAAGTGCCCGGCACCGGCGAGTTCGGCGTAGACCGCGGGAACCTGGATGGCCGCCTCATAGAACGGAAGCACGATCGTCCCAGGCTTGACGATCTTGTCGTCCTGCCCGGCGAGGAACAGTGTGGGGCCGTGCAGCGCGCTCGAGTCGGCGAGTGGCCCGGGCTGCAACGCGATCGTCGTGGTGATGACCGGGTCGGTGCCCGCATTGATCGCACCGGCACCGCCCTGCGAATGCCCGGCAGAACCGATCGCGCCCGTGTCGACCTTCTGGTAGTACAAGCTGCCCGGCCGGTCGTTCTCCCGGACGAGCCACCGAGCGCCGTCCAGCATCGCCTGCCCGCTGTTGGCGAACGGGGTGTTCGCCGCCGCGACGATGAACCCGTACGAAGCCCAGTGCCGCAGCAAACCGTCATACGCCACAGGTGTCGCGCCCGTGCCGTTCCCCCAGACGATCACCGGATGCTTGCCACCCTGCTCGGCGAGGCCGGCAGGCCGGTAGAAGGTATGTGCGAGCCCGACTTCCACGACCACCTCTGAGGGCCCCGGATCAGCCCAATGTTCCGCGACCGAAACAACCGCCGAATCAGCGGCCCCCACGCCTTGCGCGGGCGGCACAACCAGCACCATCGCGACCGCGACCACGACAGCGAGCAGGAGACCACGAAGACGAAGCATCCTACATCCTCCCTAACGACTGTTAGGGACAGTTGCAGCACGGCCCACCACTGTCAACCAGCCCCTGGCACCCCTTCCAAGTGACACGCGTGACCAGCCGAAGCAGCACGCGGAGCCGATCAGGCAGGCGTGACCGACAGCGATCGTGAGCGCGAGGCGCGGTTCCAGTGGCCGGTGACCGAGCACGTCGTGTCGGCCGCGCTGGCCGGACACGAGCTACGCGCCACGTCCATGGAGATCGACGAAGAACGGCAACTGCGCCCCGCCGCCGACGACATCACCGGTCACCTCGTTCAGGATTGCGGCCACATCGTTCCACTGGACCGGCCCGAGGCACTGCTCCGCCTCCCGGCCCCTTCCTCACCGCCGACCAGCACGACGGATCGCGTGATCGCACACTTCCGCGGTAGCCGGGTGATACTCACATCGGCAGAAGAGTGCGCAGTGAGGTGATCTCACCGACTTTCACGTGATGCGGCCGTGCTCGAAATGGGTGAGGACGAGCGCGGCTTGGACGATGGTGCCGATCTTGCGGGGGCTGGGCCGAGCACGCTGATCCCTCGCTGAAGCTGTGTTCGAGTCATCCCAGGGTAAGCGCGCGCCGACAACGCTGCACAGGTGGCCAGGACCAGGGTGGATTCGCTGCTCTCCTCTGTTGCGGTCGACTGTGCTACGTTCGCAATGGCGTCGAGCGTCCGAGGTCCCGGTGCCTCCGCTGACGACGCCGAGGGTGTGGGGCACCCGCTTCACGCAATCACACGGTGTAACCTGTGCAGACGTGACCATCAGCGGGCCGGGCCCGCAGAAATGGATCACGAATGCCTTCCACTCCGCGCCGCAAGCTTCGGCTGGGCCGCTGCACACCCAGTCAGCAACGACCAACAGCGGCGTCTACTCAACCAGGCGATCTTCCACGCCCTCTACATCGAGGACGACAAGATCACAGACGGTGATCTCCGTGAGCCCTTCAGCACGCTCCACACCATCCAAGGTCAGCGGACCGCAGCAACCGGCGCGGAGGGCACAAACAAAAGGACCAACCGCGATGCGGATGGTCCTTGCTCACCATCAGGCGTCGCGGTCCTACTTCGCGGCCTTCATTCAGACACTTGTTCTAGTAAGACCCCTAGGGTGGAGCTGAGGGGAATCGAACCCCTGACCTTCTCGATGCGAACGAGACGCGCTACCAACTGCGCTACAGCCCCTTGGCGGAAGCTCGACGAGCATAACAGCCGGTGCCGGCCCGCCGAACGGGTGGGTCCCTACTCGCCTGCCGCTCGCCGGAAGGGGGCTGGACCGGGTTCGTCGAGCTCGTGGAACGCCGGGTCCTCGTCGTCGGGGTCCACCACGACGGCGTTCTGCCGGGTGCGGGCGGTCGGCATGGGCTGGCGCTCCACGCCGGGGATCTCCCTGCGCGGCGTAGGTGGCGCGGGCGCCGGAGCCGGTGCCGCGGCCTGCGCGGCCGACTCCTGGGGGTCCGCGCGGGGGCTGCGACCGGAGGCGTTGAACCTGGCCATCCGCCGCTGCCGGATCTCCTCCTCGATCCGGACCTGCCTGCGCAAATAGACCAGGTACCCCACCAGGGTGAGGTCGACGGCGCCGTGCACCCACCACAGCACCGGCAGCAGGAACCCGGCGAGTGCCCCGGTGACCACGGCGACCAGCAGCAGCGCGACCACTACGCGCTGGCGGTAGGCATACTTGGCGCGGGCGGCGATCTCGGCGGCCTCGGGGTCGAACCCGCCGCGGCCAGGCCGATACGGGCGGCCCGAACCGGCTCCACGGTCGGACCCGCCGGTAGCGCGCGGATGCGCGGTCTCCTCGGGCGCCATCGGTTCCTCGTCGGAGAGGTCGTCGAGCTCATCGACGTCATCATCGAGATCGGCGTCGAAGCCGTCCTCGACGTCCTCATCGAGGTCGGCCGGGTCATCGATGTCCCGGGCATGATAGTCCGCCGCGCCCGGGGCGTCCTCGTCCTCGGCCGGCGTGTCCCGTTCTGACTGCGCGTTTTCGGACAAGGCGAACTCCTTCCGCCGACTGACGAACGCGCCGTTCCCCCTCCCGCTCCGCACGACCCTCGCCGCCAGTGCGGAATCGTTGGTCCGTGCGATTTCCTGGCGCTTGCGCGCGATCATCGGAACAAGAACGACGAGCCATGCCGCGGCAAGCGCGACAATGATCAACGAGCTCGGCATCTCCCGTCACCTCCCCCGACTACGACTCCTGTAGTCACGCTAGCCACAGGAGTAACAGATCGAGCGGAGGCACGCCGGAACGGATCTTGAAAAGGAGTCACCGAATACGGTGAAGATCACAGCGGGTGTGTAACGCTAGCCTGCCTGTTCGGCCAGCCCGGCCGCGACGAGCTGCCGCACCAAGCCTTCGCCGGTTTCCTCCGCTGTCAACGCGAAGCACAGGTGGTCACGCCAGTCCCCCGCGACATCGAGGTAACGCTGGAACAGCCCTTCCTTCCGGAAGCCCACCTTGGCGAGCACGCGCAGGCTCGCGGTGTTCTCCGGCCGCACGGTTGCCTCGATCCGGTGCAATCCCGCGTCACCGAACGCATGATCGACGGCCAGTGCGACGGCCCCGGTCGCCAGCCCCTTGCCCGCCAGTTCCGCCGACACCCAGTAGCCGATCCACGCCGAGCGCAACGAGGACCTGATGACATTGCCCAGGGTGAGCTGCCCGGCGAACCGCCCGTCCAGGGTGATCGCGAACGGCAGGCAGTACCCTCGCCTTGCCAGCCCGCGCAATGCCCACCACTGCGCCACCCAGGCCGACAGCCCGTTGCGCTCCTGCCAGCTCCCGGTCGCGGTCGGCTCCCAGTTCTCCAGGTAGATCCGGTCCCGCAGCCGGATGCGGCTCCACTCCGCGCCGTCCCGCAACCGCACCGGTCGTAGCGCGAGCTGCCCGCCGGCGACCCGGAGCGGCCCCACCCTCGCGGGCCAGCCGGGGTGGCGTGGTTCGACCGTGTACTGCGCGGGCTGCCCCGGTGTGGACATGTCCACCACGACGCTACGCGCGCTGGGCGAGGAAGGTCACGTTCACCTGCTCACCGGCAGCCACCTCGGTCAGGTCCTCCTCCACGGTGATCAGGCAGTTCGCCTCGGCCAGCGAGGCAAGCAGGTGCGCCCCGGACGTGCCCAGCGGCTGTACCAGGTACTCGCCGTTGGACTCGTCCCGCAGCAGCTGCCCCCGCAGGAAGCCCTTCCGGCCGGCGGCTGAGGTGATCGGGGACAGCAACCGGGCACCGACCACCCTGCGGTGCGGGTTACGGGTACCCCGCGCGAGCCGGATCAGCGGCCGGATCAGCACTTCGAACACCACCAGCGCACTCATCGGGTTCGCGGGCAGCAGGAAGGTCGGCACCGAGTCCGGGCCCAGCCTGCCGAAGCCCTGCACCGAACCGGGATGCATGGCGACCCTGGTCATGTCGATCCGGCCGAGGTCGGACAGCGTGGCCCGGACCTCCTCGCCCGCGTTCCCGCCCGCACCGCCCGCCACCACGACGACCTCGGACATCAGCAGCCTGCCCTCGACGGTCTCCCGCAGCTTCCGCGCGTCGCTGGGCACGATGCCGACCCTGCTGACCTCCGCGCCGGCGTCCCGCGCCGCCGCGGCGAGGGCATAGGAGTTGACGTCGTACACCTGACCGACCGAGGGGGTGCGGTCGATGTCCACCAGCTCGTCGCCCACCGAGACGACCGACACCCGGGGCCGGGGGTAGACCAGCACCTTGGAGCGCCCGACCGCGGCCAGCAGCCCGACCTGCGCCGAACCGATGGTGTCACCCTGCCGGACCGCCACATCGCCGATCTGCACGTCCTCCCCGGTACGCCGGACGTACCCGGCCGAGGGCACACCCTGGTGCACGGTCACCCGTGCCTGGTGGCCGTCGGAATAGGAGGTGGGCACCACCGCGTCGGCCAGGGTCGGCAGCGGGGCTCCGGTGGCAACCCGCACGGCCTGCCCGGGCTGCAGCCTGCGCGGCTGCCGTGAACCGGCCGGGATCTCCCCGACCACCGGCAGCTGGACGGGCTCCTCCCCCGCGGTGCGCACGTCCACGCTGCGCACCGCGTAACCGTCCACCGCGGCCTGGTCGAAGCCGGGCAGGGCGTCCTCGGCCACGACCTCCTCCGCGCACAGCAGCCCCTGAGCCTCCGAGATCGCCACCCGCACCGGCCGCGGGCGCACCGCGGCGTCGAGCACGAGCGAGAGCTGCCGATCGGCAGGGCGGAACTCGGTCGCGGGCTCGGTCGCGTCCGGTTTCTCAGTGGCGTAGGTCGGCTCGGGTCCGGTCATGAGCGTAGAGTTCCGATTCGTTCTGCTAGCCAGGTACGCAGGGATGGCCCGTACTCAGGATCCTCGAGGGCGAAGTCCACCGCAGCACGGAGGAACCCACCGGGGTTACCGAGGTCGTGTCTGCCGCCCCGGTGGACCACGACATGCACTGGATGTCCCTCCTCGATCAGCAGCGCAACGGCGTCGGTCAGCTGCAGTTCCCCGCCCGAACCGGGGGTGATCCGGCCGAGCGCGTCGAAGATCGCCCGGTCCAGCAGGTACCGGCCCGCGGCGGCGAGGGTGGACGGCGCCTGGTCCGGCGCGGGCTTCTCCACCATGCCGTGCACGCGCTTGACGTCGTCATCGGCGGTCTCGGCGACATCGAACACCCCGTAGGCGGAGATCTGCTCGCGCGGCACGTCGAACGCGCACAGCACGCTGCCACCGTGCGCGGCGCGCACCTCGGCCATCCGGCTGAGCACTCCGGTCGGCAGCACCAGGTCGTCCGGCAGCAGCACGGCCACGCAGGTGTCCTCGGGGCCGAGGTTGGGCTCGGCCTGCGCCACGGCGTGTCCGAGGCCGAGCGCCTCGTGCTGGATCGCCACCTCGACGTCCAGCAGTCCCGGCCCCCTGCGCACCTTCTCCAGCAGTGCGGTCTTGCCCTTGCGCTCCAGCGTCTCCTCCAGCTCCGGCGAGCCACGGAAGTAGCCGACCACCGCCTCCTTACCCGGCGAGGTCACGATCACCAGGCGTTTCGCGCCCGACTCCGCGGCCTCACCGGCCACCAGCTCGATCCCCGGCGTGTCCACCACCGGGAGCAGTTCCTTGGGTACGACCTTGGTGGTCGGCAGGAACCTGGTGCCGAGGCCCGCGGCCGGCACGATCGCGGTTCGGAACGTCTGGTCTGTTTCGGCGCCCGTCATGGGCGCAAAGCCTAACCTGGGGTGGTGCATGGTTGCGGCAATGAGCGCCCCGGCAAGGCCGAGTGGCGCGAATGGTTGACGGCCCGGCGGGCGGAGGTCTCGGTCCAGCAGCGGGTCGGCGAGGCGAGCGCACTGGCCACGGCGGTGGCGGAGATCACGGCG
Proteins encoded in this region:
- a CDS encoding ATP-binding protein, producing MWADTDDRDERQYQTSRVCLRSELTTYVGRQQEGVEVRRLLGLARLVTLTGPGGVGKTRLAQHSATTVSRAFADGVLEVALSEVRDARLLTGLIAHRLGLHDRSHQPALDTVAGYLREKQLLLVLDNCEHLIEDCAELVSTLLRHCPHLVVLSTGRRSLGVAGEHVHTVPPLTVPPEHTTTVRELAASDAVQLFVERACSVLPSFRLTDDNGPDVASVCRRVDGLPLGIELAAARIRALSPQQIAQRLEDRFSLLTTAARTRPERQRTLRATADWSFALCTEAERAVWSRCSVFAGSFDLAAAEYVCAGHGVRGEEVLAAVDSLIDMSVLLREDGTTTVRYRMLETLRDYGHERLVAQNADTEIARRHRDYYAQLAEDADAGWFGPRQLEWMDRLRAEQANLRVALTWSLGEPGEATMALRMATHLSEYLVMSGAPREARDWIDRAPAAVPEDEPGRALALSTSALCALFHSDLPLAHARLNEAGKLDDAEAHVHLSYVRSFAAMLNTEPAVELAAEAVRAFAERGETRRQMHPLFILGVSVAYRGDLDTARALLHRMLSMCEDAGDSHYRSMALFGIGVVEVWFGDADIAEKAMSEALRIDLRTGDRLSAAYRVDGLAWVASRQGRHTRAAQLFGAAATMWDRCGATPDVAVSIPHRGFRDTTRDALGVDRFERAFTEGRSMPPADAAPGCGEDGTTMSSQPGHSPSPLTHREAEVADLVAAGMTNREIARRLVIAPRTADTHVQHILTKLDFSNRTQLTAWVIERRAVHEN
- a CDS encoding TetR/AcrR family transcriptional regulator, with protein sequence MSRRAAPLSENREARDFTALTRVRAVEPRLPPGSSEGTELRILLESLRRFAHHGYPATSVRQIAAAVGIKAPSLYEHFPAKEDILARLVLIGHRDLHAAFERTLASCDPDPVSQVRELVRTHVLSHVTYPLLAIVTNDELHHLSPERAAEALTLRERTERLAVEAGRRGAELGLFDGAGLIATTAAIASMGVRAPYWFVPTPGYGPADLADAYAKLAIRMLRPESPRGETVRGE
- a CDS encoding acetylxylan esterase; protein product: MVAVAMVLVVPPAQGVGAADSAVVSVAEHWADPGPSEVVVEVGLAHTFYRPAGLAEQGGKHPVIVWGNGTGATPVAYDGLLRHWASYGFIVAAANTPFANSGQAMLDGARWLVRENDRPGSLYYQKVDTGAIGSAGHSQGGAGAINAGTDPVITTTIALQPGPLADSSALHGPTLFLAGQDDKIVKPGTIVLPFYEAAIQVPAVYAELAGAGHFEPAGNGGRFRGVLTAWFAYRLMGDEQAKVEFTGPSCGLCTDPEWSDVRRNDKTDNVLPGLPVS
- the glpR gene encoding gephyrin-like molybdotransferase receptor GlpR, encoding MPSSLIIVALAAAWLVVLVPMIARKRQEIARTNDSALAARVVRSGRGNGAFVSRRKEFALSENAQSERDTPAEDEDAPGAADYHARDIDDPADLDEDVEDGFDADLDDDVDELDDLSDEEPMAPEETAHPRATGGSDRGAGSGRPYRPGRGGFDPEAAEIAARAKYAYRQRVVVALLLVAVVTGALAGFLLPVLWWVHGAVDLTLVGYLVYLRRQVRIEEEIRQRRMARFNASGRSPRADPQESAAQAAAPAPAPAPPTPRREIPGVERQPMPTARTRQNAVVVDPDDEDPAFHELDEPGPAPFRRAAGE
- a CDS encoding GNAT family N-acetyltransferase, with translation MSTPGQPAQYTVEPRHPGWPARVGPLRVAGGQLALRPVRLRDGAEWSRIRLRDRIYLENWEPTATGSWQERNGLSAWVAQWWALRGLARRGYCLPFAITLDGRFAGQLTLGNVIRSSLRSAWIGYWVSAELAGKGLATGAVALAVDHAFGDAGLHRIEATVRPENTASLRVLAKVGFRKEGLFQRYLDVAGDWRDHLCFALTAEETGEGLVRQLVAAGLAEQAG
- the glp gene encoding gephyrin-like molybdotransferase Glp, whose translation is MTGPEPTYATEKPDATEPATEFRPADRQLSLVLDAAVRPRPVRVAISEAQGLLCAEEVVAEDALPGFDQAAVDGYAVRSVDVRTAGEEPVQLPVVGEIPAGSRQPRRLQPGQAVRVATGAPLPTLADAVVPTSYSDGHQARVTVHQGVPSAGYVRRTGEDVQIGDVAVRQGDTIGSAQVGLLAAVGRSKVLVYPRPRVSVVSVGDELVDIDRTPSVGQVYDVNSYALAAAARDAGAEVSRVGIVPSDARKLRETVEGRLLMSEVVVVAGGAGGNAGEEVRATLSDLGRIDMTRVAMHPGSVQGFGRLGPDSVPTFLLPANPMSALVVFEVLIRPLIRLARGTRNPHRRVVGARLLSPITSAAGRKGFLRGQLLRDESNGEYLVQPLGTSGAHLLASLAEANCLITVEEDLTEVAAGEQVNVTFLAQRA
- a CDS encoding UTP--glucose-1-phosphate uridylyltransferase, with protein sequence MTGAETDQTFRTAIVPAAGLGTRFLPTTKVVPKELLPVVDTPGIELVAGEAAESGAKRLVIVTSPGKEAVVGYFRGSPELEETLERKGKTALLEKVRRGPGLLDVEVAIQHEALGLGHAVAQAEPNLGPEDTCVAVLLPDDLVLPTGVLSRMAEVRAAHGGSVLCAFDVPREQISAYGVFDVAETADDDVKRVHGMVEKPAPDQAPSTLAAAGRYLLDRAIFDALGRITPGSGGELQLTDAVALLIEEGHPVHVVVHRGGRHDLGNPGGFLRAAVDFALEDPEYGPSLRTWLAERIGTLRS